GCTTTTTCACGCCGGGCGTCTACCCGCGCCCCGTCGTCGACCACGAACGCGCGGCGCGCGAATTCCTCGCGCGCTACCGCGCCTTCCGCGAGATGTAGCGGTCGAATTTATTCGACCGTCGCCCGTGATTGGCCGAGTTTGCAGCCCCCTAGCCGGCTCTGCCGCGAGGCTTCGGCCTGAGTTTCACCAAACATCATAAGCAATGACCTCGACGCGGCTGGTCAGCTACCTGCGCCCGTTCATCGTGCCGATGCTGGCCGGCCTCTTGCTCAGCGCGCTGGCCTCGCTGGCCACGGTCGGCTACGCGGGCGCGGTGAAGCTGCTGGTCCAAGCCGTCACCGAGCGCAGCGTCCAGGGGCTGGCGATCGCGCTCGGCGCCGCGCTTGGCCTGAACGTCGTGAAGAACGCCGCGCAGTACTTCGGCGGCTACACGCTCACCTCGGTCGGCCAGCAGGTCGTGCGCAAGATTCGCGGCGACCTGTTCGCGCGCATCCAGTACCTCGCGCTGCCGACCTTCGACAAGTGGCGCGCCGGCGACATCCTGTCGCGCTTCTCCAACGATATGAATATCTTGGTCGAGGGCGTGTCGGCGCTGCCGCTCTTCGTCAGCGCGAGTCTGACCTTGGTGGCGGGTCTGGCGTTCATGTTCTATCTCAATTGGCAGCTCACACTGGTGACGATGGCCGTCGCGCCGATCGTGATCTGGGCCGTCTACACGTTTTCCGGCCTGCTGCGCCGCGCCACCACCGTAGCGCTCAACCGCATCGCCGATCTCAACTCGCTGCTCCAGGAATCGCTCGAGTCGATGCGCATCATCAAGGCGTTCACGCGCGAACGATACGAGATCGCGCGCTTCGACGAGCGCAACGCCGCGAACTTCGGCGCATCGATGAAGCTGGCGCAGATATCGCTGACGCAGACCCCGGTCATCGACTTCGCCGTCATGGTCGGCGTGCTGATCCTCGCCGGCTTCGCGCTGTTCCAGGTGGTCGCGGGCACGCTGACGGTCACCAAGTTCTTCATGTTCTTCACGGTGACGACCACCGTGGCGAACCCCATCTCGCAGCTATCGAACTACATCGGCAGCCTCAACAAGGCGTACGCCGCCGCAACGCGCGTCTTCGAGGTCATGGATCTGCCCGCGGAATCCCCGGACGAGCCCGATCACGTCGAGCTGCGCGACGTCAAAGGCGCGGTCGAGTTCGTGGACGTGCGCTTCAGCTACGACGGCGCGCGCGACGTGCTCAAGGGCATCTCGGCTGCCGTCGCGCCTGGGGAAGTGGTGGCGCTGGTCGGGCCGTCAGGTTCGGGCAAGACGACGCTCGTGAATCTGGTGCCGCGCTTTTACGAGCCGACCGGCGGCTCGGTGGCGGTCGACGGCCAGGACGTCAACGGTATCACGCTGCGTTCGCTGCGCCAGGCGATCGCCATAGTGCCGCAAGACCCTCAGCTTTTCTCGGACACGATCGAGGAGAACATACGCTACGGCCGGCTCGACGCGACGCGCGCACAGATCGAAGAGGCCGCCCGGCTGGCCAACGCGCACGAGTTCATCTCCAAATTGCCGGACGGCTATGCGACACTCGTCGGCCCGCGCGGCGCACGCTTGTCCGGCGGCGAACGCCAGCGCATCGCGATCGCGCGGGCGATACTGCGCGACCCGCGCATCCTGATCTTGGACGAGGCCACT
This genomic interval from Candidatus Eremiobacteraceae bacterium contains the following:
- a CDS encoding ABC transporter ATP-binding protein, producing MTSTRLVSYLRPFIVPMLAGLLLSALASLATVGYAGAVKLLVQAVTERSVQGLAIALGAALGLNVVKNAAQYFGGYTLTSVGQQVVRKIRGDLFARIQYLALPTFDKWRAGDILSRFSNDMNILVEGVSALPLFVSASLTLVAGLAFMFYLNWQLTLVTMAVAPIVIWAVYTFSGLLRRATTVALNRIADLNSLLQESLESMRIIKAFTRERYEIARFDERNAANFGASMKLAQISLTQTPVIDFAVMVGVLILAGFALFQVVAGTLTVTKFFMFFTVTTTVANPISQLSNYIGSLNKAYAAATRVFEVMDLPAESPDEPDHVELRDVKGAVEFVDVRFSYDGARDVLKGISAAVAPGEVVALVGPSGSGKTTLVNLVPRFYEPTGGSVAVDGQDVNGITLRSLRQAIAIVPQDPQLFSDTIEENIRYGRLDATRAQIEEAARLANAHEFISKLPDGYATLVGPRGARLSGGERQRIAIARAILRDPRILILDEATSSLDAHSEALIGEALDHLLVGRTTFIIAHRLSTIRRATMILVLSEGRIVEHGTHEELLRRGGLYASLYERQMLEPAPASAT